One genomic window of Roseateles sp. DAIF2 includes the following:
- a CDS encoding TlyA family RNA methyltransferase: MRADQLLVAQGLAPTRSAAQRLIDSGAVQCAGRVLKKAGEDLLPDTQLVVTDDAELRYVSRGGLKLEGALKTSGLDVAGLHALDIGQSTGGFTDVLLKAGAAHVTGIDVGHSQLHASLREDARVTALENTHVREYVPGQTFALIVGDLSFISMLGELARIAPWLAPAGHLLLLIKPQFELGKKALNKGGLIKDRKQYAELEQRAKAAVDAIGSLQQRGWFESPVTGGDGNTEFFLWVQAT, translated from the coding sequence ATGCGTGCTGACCAACTCCTCGTCGCTCAAGGCCTGGCGCCCACGCGCTCGGCCGCGCAGCGGCTGATCGACAGCGGCGCCGTGCAATGCGCCGGCCGTGTGCTCAAGAAGGCCGGCGAGGACCTGTTGCCGGATACGCAGCTCGTCGTCACCGACGATGCCGAGCTGCGCTATGTCTCGCGCGGCGGTCTCAAGCTCGAAGGCGCCCTGAAGACCAGCGGGCTCGACGTGGCGGGCCTGCACGCGCTGGACATCGGCCAGAGCACCGGCGGCTTCACCGATGTGCTGCTCAAGGCCGGCGCCGCGCATGTCACCGGCATCGATGTGGGGCACAGCCAGCTGCATGCGAGCCTGCGCGAGGACGCACGCGTCACGGCGCTGGAGAACACGCATGTGCGCGAGTACGTCCCCGGTCAGACCTTCGCGCTGATCGTCGGCGACCTGAGCTTCATCTCCATGCTCGGCGAGCTGGCGCGCATCGCCCCCTGGCTGGCGCCCGCCGGCCATCTGCTGTTGCTGATCAAGCCGCAGTTCGAGCTGGGCAAGAAGGCCCTGAACAAGGGCGGGCTGATCAAGGACCGCAAGCAGTACGCCGAACTCGAACAACGCGCGAAGGCGGCGGTCGATGCGATCGGCTCCCTTCAGCAGCGCGGCTGGTTCGAAAGCCCCGTCACCGGCGGTGACGGCAACACCGAATTCTTTCTCTGGGTTCAAGCCACATGA
- the metF gene encoding methylenetetrahydrofolate reductase [NAD(P)H] yields MSTPPVSFEFFPPNTPVGTEKLKTVVQELGTLKPQYFSVTYGAGGATRDKTLATVMGIAATGFEAAPHLSCVGSTRESIAEILATYRAQNIRRIVALRGDLPSGTATAGEFRYAAELVRFIRETQGPDWKIEVAAYPEYHPQQRYAAKDLQHFADKMRAGATAAITQFFFNPDAYFHFVDAARKLGVEAPIIPGIMPFHNYGRIAQFAARDGIEIPRWVALKMEGYMDDSASIRAFGLDVITQLCERLIAGGVPAIHFYTLNQSALTLELCKRLKLG; encoded by the coding sequence ATGAGCACCCCCCCCGTCAGCTTCGAATTCTTCCCTCCCAATACGCCGGTCGGCACCGAGAAGCTCAAGACCGTGGTGCAGGAGCTGGGCACCCTCAAGCCCCAGTACTTCAGCGTCACCTACGGCGCCGGCGGCGCCACCCGCGACAAGACCCTGGCCACGGTGATGGGCATCGCCGCGACCGGCTTCGAGGCCGCGCCGCATCTGTCCTGCGTCGGCTCGACACGCGAGAGCATCGCCGAGATCCTGGCCACCTACCGCGCGCAAAACATCCGCCGCATCGTCGCGCTGCGCGGCGACCTGCCCAGCGGCACCGCCACCGCCGGCGAGTTCCGCTATGCGGCCGAGCTGGTGCGCTTCATCCGCGAGACCCAGGGCCCGGACTGGAAGATCGAGGTGGCGGCCTATCCCGAATACCACCCGCAGCAGCGCTACGCGGCCAAGGACCTGCAGCATTTCGCCGACAAGATGCGCGCCGGCGCCACCGCGGCGATCACGCAGTTCTTCTTCAATCCGGACGCTTACTTCCACTTCGTCGACGCCGCGCGCAAGCTGGGCGTCGAGGCGCCGATCATCCCGGGCATCATGCCCTTCCACAACTACGGCCGCATCGCCCAGTTCGCGGCGCGCGACGGCATCGAGATCCCGCGCTGGGTCGCGCTGAAGATGGAAGGCTATATGGACGACAGCGCCTCGATCCGCGCCTTCGGCCTGGACGTGATCACCCAGCTCTGCGAACGCCTGATCGCCGGCGGCGTGCCCGCGATCCACTTCTATACGCTGAACCAGTCCGCGCTGACCCTGGAACTGTGCAAACGCCTCAAGCTCGGCTGA
- a CDS encoding HAD-IIB family hydrolase, with amino-acid sequence MLPFASCPPAALRALSGILTDIDDTLTADGGIAPEALAALHELQAAGVPVIAITGRPAGWSEPFALAWPVAAIVAENGSVMLRRSAADGGLLRDFSQDEATRAANFARLQACAADVLKRVPGATLATDSPGRLTDIAVDHSEFAHLDAAQIEAVCAVMREHGLTATVSSIHINGWIGEHSKWSAAEWAVPMLLQRPFAPRDWAYVGDSTNDQLMFERVPLSVGVANIARFLPQLRHRPAYVTAGERGLGFAELAAALLAARRAG; translated from the coding sequence ATGTTGCCCTTTGCCTCCTGCCCGCCGGCGGCGCTGCGCGCCCTGAGCGGCATCCTGACCGATATCGACGACACCCTGACCGCCGACGGCGGCATCGCCCCCGAAGCCCTGGCGGCCCTGCACGAGCTGCAGGCGGCCGGGGTGCCGGTGATCGCCATCACCGGCCGCCCGGCCGGCTGGAGCGAGCCCTTTGCGCTTGCCTGGCCGGTGGCGGCCATCGTGGCCGAGAACGGCTCGGTGATGCTGCGTCGCAGCGCCGCCGACGGCGGCCTGCTGCGCGACTTCAGCCAGGACGAGGCCACCCGCGCGGCCAACTTCGCGCGCCTGCAGGCCTGCGCGGCCGATGTGCTAAAGCGCGTGCCCGGCGCGACCCTGGCGACCGACAGCCCCGGCCGCCTGACCGACATCGCCGTCGACCACAGCGAGTTCGCGCATCTGGACGCGGCGCAGATCGAGGCGGTCTGCGCGGTGATGCGCGAGCATGGCCTGACCGCCACGGTCAGCTCGATCCACATCAACGGCTGGATCGGCGAGCACAGCAAATGGAGCGCCGCCGAATGGGCGGTGCCCATGCTGCTGCAGCGCCCCTTCGCGCCGCGGGACTGGGCCTATGTCGGCGACTCGACCAACGACCAGCTGATGTTCGAGCGCGTGCCGCTGTCGGTCGGCGTGGCCAATATCGCGCGCTTCCTGCCGCAGCTGCGGCACCGGCCCGCCTATGTCACCGCCGGCGAGCGCGGTCTCGGCTTCGCCGAGCTGGCCGCGGCGCTGCTGGCGGCGCGGCGCGCCGGGTGA
- the ahcY gene encoding adenosylhomocysteinase: MNAAVLKKTLAADQFKIADISLAAWGRKELKIAESEMPALMAIRKEYAATQPLKGARITGSLHMTIQTGVLVETLQALGAEVRWASCNIFSTQDHAAAALVAEGTPVFAYKGETLEDYWDYTHRIFEFGPKGSAGEGPNMILDDGGDATLLMHLGQKAEKDLSVLANPGSEEERILFAAIKAKIAADSTWYTRKSAEIIGVTEETTTGVHRLKEMSDKGTLLFRAINVNDSVTKSKFDNLYGCRESLVDGIKRATDVMVAGKIAVIAGYGDVGKGSAQAMRALSAQVWVTEIDPICALQAAMEGYRVVTMEYAADKADIFVTTTGNKGVIRHEHMAAMKHNAIVCNIGHFDNEIDIASIEKYEWEEIKPQVDHVIFPDGKRIILLAKGRLVNLGCGTGHPSYVMSSSFANQTIAQIELFAHKEKYQVGQVYVLPKHLDEKVARLQLVTLNAQLSELTDEQAAYIGVSKSGPYKPDTYRY, from the coding sequence ATGAATGCTGCTGTGCTGAAGAAGACCCTGGCCGCCGACCAGTTCAAGATCGCCGACATCTCCCTGGCCGCCTGGGGCCGCAAGGAACTGAAGATCGCCGAGAGCGAGATGCCCGCGCTGATGGCGATCCGCAAGGAATACGCCGCCACCCAGCCGCTCAAGGGCGCGCGCATCACCGGCTCGCTGCACATGACGATCCAGACCGGCGTGCTGGTCGAAACCCTGCAGGCGCTGGGCGCCGAGGTGCGCTGGGCCTCCTGCAACATCTTCTCGACCCAGGACCATGCCGCCGCCGCGCTGGTGGCCGAGGGCACGCCGGTGTTCGCCTACAAGGGCGAGACCCTGGAGGACTACTGGGACTACACGCACCGCATCTTCGAGTTCGGCCCCAAGGGCTCGGCCGGCGAAGGCCCGAACATGATCCTGGATGACGGCGGCGACGCGACCCTGCTGATGCATCTGGGCCAGAAAGCCGAGAAGGACCTGTCGGTGCTGGCCAATCCGGGCAGCGAGGAGGAGCGCATCCTGTTCGCCGCGATCAAGGCCAAGATCGCCGCCGACAGCACTTGGTACACCCGCAAGAGCGCCGAGATCATCGGCGTGACCGAGGAGACCACCACCGGCGTGCATCGCCTGAAGGAGATGTCGGACAAGGGCACCCTGCTGTTCCGCGCGATCAACGTCAACGACTCGGTCACCAAGAGCAAGTTCGACAACCTCTACGGCTGCCGCGAGTCGCTGGTGGATGGCATCAAGCGCGCCACCGACGTGATGGTGGCCGGCAAGATCGCCGTGATCGCCGGCTATGGCGACGTGGGCAAGGGCTCGGCCCAGGCCATGCGGGCGCTGTCAGCCCAGGTCTGGGTCACCGAGATCGACCCGATCTGCGCGCTGCAGGCCGCGATGGAAGGCTACCGCGTCGTGACGATGGAGTACGCCGCCGACAAGGCCGACATCTTCGTGACCACCACCGGCAACAAGGGCGTGATCCGCCATGAGCACATGGCCGCGATGAAGCACAACGCCATCGTCTGCAACATCGGCCACTTCGACAACGAGATCGACATCGCCTCGATCGAGAAGTACGAGTGGGAAGAGATCAAGCCCCAGGTCGACCATGTGATCTTCCCGGATGGCAAGCGCATCATCCTGCTGGCCAAGGGCCGCCTGGTGAACCTGGGCTGCGGCACCGGACACCCGAGCTATGTGATGAGCAGCTCGTTCGCGAACCAGACCATCGCCCAGATCGAGCTGTTCGCGCACAAGGAAAAGTACCAGGTCGGCCAGGTCTATGTGCTGCCCAAGCATCTGGACGAAAAGGTGGCGCGCCTGCAGCTGGTGACCTTGAATGCGCAGCTGAGCGAGCTGACGGACGAGCAGGCGGCCTATATCGGTGTCTCCAAGTCGGGCCCCTACAAGCCCGACACCTACCGCTACTGA
- a CDS encoding response regulator, giving the protein MSNKGGVQRLLLVEDDVKLAGLIANFLGQHGFEVLLEERGDRALARFERERPDLVLLDLMLPGLDGLAVCRELRRLHPEVPLLMLTARDALADQVLGLESGADDYVIKPVEPMLLLARLRALLRRGAVAAPPAPAPLRLLGGALRLCAARREAHLAEQPLLLSTQEFEMLWALGQRAGQVLSRDELLQALRGLEFDGLDRSVDLCISRLRRKLGDTARTPALIKTVWGRGYLLVP; this is encoded by the coding sequence ATGAGCAACAAGGGCGGCGTGCAGCGCCTGCTGCTGGTCGAGGACGACGTCAAGCTGGCCGGCCTGATCGCCAACTTCCTCGGTCAGCATGGCTTCGAGGTGCTGCTGGAGGAGCGCGGCGACCGCGCGCTGGCCCGCTTCGAACGTGAGCGGCCGGACCTGGTGCTGCTGGACCTGATGCTGCCGGGCCTGGACGGCCTGGCGGTCTGCCGCGAGCTGCGCCGCCTGCATCCCGAGGTGCCGCTGCTGATGCTGACCGCGCGCGATGCGCTGGCGGACCAGGTGCTGGGTCTGGAGTCCGGCGCCGACGACTATGTGATCAAGCCGGTCGAGCCGATGCTGCTGCTGGCGCGGCTGCGCGCGCTGCTGCGCCGCGGCGCGGTGGCGGCCCCCCCGGCGCCGGCGCCGCTGCGCCTGCTGGGCGGGGCGCTGCGCTTGTGCGCGGCAAGGCGCGAGGCCCATCTGGCCGAGCAGCCGCTGCTACTCAGCACCCAGGAGTTCGAGATGCTGTGGGCGCTGGGCCAGCGCGCTGGCCAGGTGCTCTCGCGCGACGAGCTGCTGCAGGCGCTGCGCGGCCTGGAGTTCGACGGCCTGGACCGCAGCGTCGACCTTTGCATCAGCCGGCTGCGCCGCAAGCTGGGCGACACCGCCCGCACCCCGGCGCTGATCAAGACCGTCTGGGGTCGCGGCTATCTGCTGGTGCCCTGA
- a CDS encoding OmpW family protein — translation MTKSHQQHKILALAAAAFGLLGAASAVQAQQQQTATAEGPWLVRARVVHLDSANKDSTGLNLAINNKAIPEVDISYFFTPNWAAELILTYPQKHDLKAGGNKIGSLKHLPPTLSLQYHFAPSATFRPYVGAGINYTRFSSVNFDPAVQAALAPSIKKNSYGLSLQAGADIEIAKNLYLNVDIKKVKIDTDVSSKGSKVGSFKVDPVLFGIGLGMRF, via the coding sequence ATGACAAAGTCTCATCAACAACACAAGATCCTCGCCCTCGCTGCCGCCGCCTTCGGCCTGCTGGGTGCCGCCAGCGCCGTCCAGGCCCAGCAGCAACAAACCGCCACGGCCGAAGGCCCCTGGCTGGTGCGCGCCCGCGTGGTGCACCTCGACTCGGCCAACAAGGACTCGACCGGCCTGAACCTGGCGATCAACAACAAGGCCATCCCCGAGGTCGACATCAGCTACTTCTTCACGCCCAACTGGGCGGCCGAGCTGATCCTGACCTATCCGCAAAAGCATGACCTGAAGGCCGGCGGCAACAAGATCGGCAGCCTCAAGCACCTGCCCCCGACCTTGAGCCTGCAGTACCACTTCGCCCCCAGCGCGACCTTCCGTCCCTATGTGGGCGCCGGCATCAACTACACGCGCTTCTCCAGCGTCAACTTCGATCCCGCCGTGCAGGCCGCGCTGGCGCCCAGCATCAAGAAGAACAGCTACGGCCTCTCGCTGCAGGCCGGCGCCGACATCGAGATCGCGAAGAACCTGTACCTGAACGTCGACATCAAGAAGGTCAAGATCGACACCGACGTGTCCTCCAAGGGAAGCAAGGTCGGCAGCTTCAAGGTCGACCCGGTGCTGTTCGGCATCGGGCTGGGCATGCGCTTCTGA